The stretch of DNA GTTCCGGACCAACCTGAAGGTGACGCGCGTGCTGGCGACGCTGCCGCCGCTCATGGAATTCCTGGGCGGCATCGCCATCGTCGGCGCGCTCTGGTACGGCAGCCGGGAAATTGCCCAGGGGCGGCTGACCGCGGGGGAGTTCACCTCGTTCGTGGCGGCGTTGCTGCTGATGTACGGGCCGATCAAGAAGCTGTCGCGGGTGAACGCCAACCTGCAGCAGGCGATGGCGGCGTCGGAGCGCATCTTCGAGCTGCTCGACACCCACACCGAGGTCCGCGAGCGCGAGGGCGCCGCGCCGATGCCGCCGTTCACCGGCGCCATCGAGTTCAACGACGTCAGCTTCGGCTACGAGGACGGCCACGGCCGCAGCACCCTGCGCGGCGTCTCGTTCACCGTGCGCGCCGGCCAGATGGTGGCGATCGTCGGGCGCAGCGGCGCCGGCAAGACCACGCTGGTCAACCTGCTGCCGCGCTTCTACGACGTGACGGCCGGCGCCATCCTGGTGGATGGGCGGGACATCCGCGACGTCACGCTCGCCTCGCTGCGTGCGCAGATCGGCATGGTGACCCAGGAGACGGTGCTGTTCGACGACACCATCGCCGCCAACATCGCCTACGGCACGCCCGGCGCGCCGATGGCGGCGATCGAGGCGGCGGCGCGGGCGGCCAACGCGCACGACTTCATCGCCGCCCAGCCCCACGGCTACAAGACGACGATCGGCGAGCGCGGCCAGCGGCTGTCGGGCGGGCAGCGGCAGCGGCTGGCGATTGCGCGCGCCCTGCTCAAGAACTCGCCGTTGCTGATCCTGGACGAGGCCACCTCGGCGCTCGACTCCGAATCCGAGCGCCTGGTACAGGAGGCGCTGGCCACGCTGATGATGAACCGCACGTCGTTCGTAATCGCGCATCGCCTCTCGACCGTGCAGAAGGCTGATGCCATCATTGTGCTGGAGCGCGGCCGCCTGGTGGAAATTGGCAAGCACGACGAACTGGTGACGCGGCCCAACGGCAGCTATGCCCGGCTTCACCAGATGCAGTTGCTCGAAACCCGGCCCGAGACCAAAGAGTTGAAGGGCGAACGCTTGAAGGCTGAGTCCGCCCTATGATCAAGAGCATGACCGGTTTTGCCTCCCTCACGCGAGACGATGAGCGCGGTACGATCGGGGTGACCATTCGCGCCGTGAACCACCGCTTCCTGGATCTGCAGTTGCGGCTGCCGGCGTCGCTGGCCTCGCTCGAACCGCAGGTGCGGGCGCTGGTGCAGAAGCGGCTCGCCCGCGGGCGCGTCGAGATCGCGGTCTCGCTGCAACTGCGGCAGGCCACCGCGCCGCGAATCGAGCTCAACGCCGAGTTCGCGCAGGCGCTGTCGGCCGCCATGGAGCAGGCCCGGTCGCGGGGCCTGATCACCGGCACGCTGACGCCCGGCGACCTGCTGCGCCTGCCGCAGGCCCTGACCATCCAGGAACAGATGCCCGAGTCGGGCGGCCTGGCCGAAGCGCTGGGCGCGCCGGTGGATGCGGCCCTCGACGGCGCCATCGAGCAACTCGAGACCATGCGCGTCAAGGAAGGGCAGCACCTGCGCGCCGATCTCGATGCGCGCAAGGCATTGCTGGCGGACCTGATCGTCCGGATTGCGGCGGCCGCCAACACCGGGCGCGAGGCGCTCGAGGCGCGGCTGCTCGAGCGGGCCCGCGAGCTGGCCGGGGCGCTGCCGATCGACCAGGCGGCGCTGGCCCAGGAAGTGGTGCGCGTGGCGCAGCGCTCCGACATCAG from Vicinamibacterales bacterium encodes:
- the msbA gene encoding lipid A export permease/ATP-binding protein MsbA codes for the protein MDAFLRLLRYATPHKAVIAGAAVAMVVYGAASAALVYLIKPIIDDVLTAQGDLAYITAAILGVYLLKGLGSYFSSYLMEGLGHRVVMVVRNQLFRHLLDQSAAFFARRTAGQLLSRINNDVGMVQRAVSETIGDLSRESLTLLGSAALLFYYDAKLALVCMTAAPLVVYPVVRLGKRVRTVSRWSQEAQEHMSHVAGEAFTGHRIVKAFGAEGREAAKFERSSSTLFRTNLKVTRVLATLPPLMEFLGGIAIVGALWYGSREIAQGRLTAGEFTSFVAALLLMYGPIKKLSRVNANLQQAMAASERIFELLDTHTEVREREGAAPMPPFTGAIEFNDVSFGYEDGHGRSTLRGVSFTVRAGQMVAIVGRSGAGKTTLVNLLPRFYDVTAGAILVDGRDIRDVTLASLRAQIGMVTQETVLFDDTIAANIAYGTPGAPMAAIEAAARAANAHDFIAAQPHGYKTTIGERGQRLSGGQRQRLAIARALLKNSPLLILDEATSALDSESERLVQEALATLMMNRTSFVIAHRLSTVQKADAIIVLERGRLVEIGKHDELVTRPNGSYARLHQMQLLETRPETKELKGERLKAESAL
- a CDS encoding YicC/YloC family endoribonuclease, giving the protein MTGFASLTRDDERGTIGVTIRAVNHRFLDLQLRLPASLASLEPQVRALVQKRLARGRVEIAVSLQLRQATAPRIELNAEFAQALSAAMEQARSRGLITGTLTPGDLLRLPQALTIQEQMPESGGLAEALGAPVDAALDGAIEQLETMRVKEGQHLRADLDARKALLADLIVRIAAAANTGREALEARLLERARELAGALPIDQAALAQEVVRVAQRSDISEEVTRFHGHLAHWDALSDSPEPCGRKLDFLLQEMNREVNTIGSKADGLQVSEVVIQAKAELEKMREQVQNVE